The DNA sequence CCACGGGGAGACCCCTAGGGCCGAGGCCTTTGCCCACCCCCTCCCCTTCAACGTCATCCCCCACATAGACGCCTTCCAGGAAAATGGGTACACCCGGGAGGAGATGAAGGTGGTCTGGGAGACCCACAAGATCTTCGGGGACGACTCCATCCGGATCAGCGCCACCGCGGTGCGGGTCCCCACCTTAAGGGCCCACGCCGAGGCGGTGAGCGTGGAGTTCGCCCGCCCCGTGACCCCCGAGGCGGCCCGGGAGGTCCTGAGGGAGGCCCCCGGGGTGGAGGTGGTGGACGAGCCCGAGGCCAAGCGCTACCCCATGCCCCTCACCGCAAGCGGCAAGTGGGACGTGGAGGTGGGGAGGATCCGGAAAAGCCTCGCCTTTGAGAACGGCCTGGACTTCTTCGTGGTGGGGGACCAGCTCCTGAAGGGGGCGGCCCTCAACGCCGTCCAGATCGCCGAGGAGTGGCTTAAGGGCGCCTAAGCCAAAGCCAGTACTCCCGGTTCCCCTCCTTTCCCGGGAGGGGGCTTTCCCTTTCCCCTAGGACCTGGAAGCCGAGCTCCAGGGCCTTTTCCCGCACCCGCCTCAGGGCCTCTTGTCTTTGGGCCTCTTCCCGCACCACCCCTTTGTGGGCCTTGGGGCCCAGCTCAAACTGGGGCTTCACCAGGACCAAGGCCTCCCCCCCGGGCCGCAAAAGCTCCAGGACCTTGGGGAGGAGGAGGGTGGAGGAGATGAAGGCCACGTCCATGACCACCAGGTCCACGGGCTCCGGCAGGAAGAGGGTGCGGGCGTCCGTTTCCTCCAGGCTCACCACCCGGGGGTCTTCCCGGAGGCGGGGG is a window from the Thermus filiformis genome containing:
- a CDS encoding TlyA family RNA methyltransferase translates to MRLDVHLVEAGLAESRAKAQDLIRRGRVRVNGEVVTKPAFRVAPSDRVEVEEERYVGRGAYKLLGALEAFPVEPRDKVCADLGAGTGGFTQVLLERGARRVYAVDVGRGQLHPRLREDPRVVSLEETDARTLFLPEPVDLVVMDVAFISSTLLLPKVLELLRPGGEALVLVKPQFELGPKAHKGVVREEAQRQEALRRVREKALELGFQVLGERESPLPGKEGNREYWLWLRRP